The following proteins come from a genomic window of Meleagris gallopavo isolate NT-WF06-2002-E0010 breed Aviagen turkey brand Nicholas breeding stock chromosome Z, Turkey_5.1, whole genome shotgun sequence:
- the ABHD17B gene encoding alpha/beta hydrolase domain-containing protein 17B, which translates to MNNLSFSELCCLFCCPPCPGKIASKLAFLPPDPTYTLMCDESGSRWTLHLSERADWQYSSREKDAIECFMTRTSKGNRIACMFVRCSPNAKYTLLFSHGNAVDLGQMSSFYIGLGSRINCNIFSYDYSGYGASSGKPTEKNLYADIDAAWVALRTRYGIRPENVIIYGQSIGTVPSVDLAARYESAAVILHSPLTSGMRVAFPDTKKTYCFDAFPNIDKISKITSPVLIIHGTEDEVIDFSHGLALFERCQRPVEPLWVEGAGHNDVELYGQYLERLKRFVSQELVNL; encoded by the exons ATGAATAATCTTTCCTTCAGTGAACTGTGTTGCCTGTTTTGTTGTCCACCATGCCCAGGGAAAATTGCTTCCAAACTGGCATTCTTACCTCCTGATCCCACATACACTCTGATGTGTGATGAAAGTGGTAGCCGCTGGACTTTACATCTCTCAGAGAGAGCAGACTGGCAGTATTCATCAAGAGAAAAAGATGCTATTGAGTGCTTCATGACTAGAACAAGTAAAGGTAACAGGATTGCCTGTATGTTTGTGCGTTGCTCACCTAACGCCAAATATACTTTGCTCTTCTCACACGGAAATGCTGTTGATCTTGGTCAGATGAGCAGCTTTTATATAGGACTGGGTTCACGGATTAATTGCAACATATTCTCATATGATTATTCTGGATATGGTGCAAGCTCTGGCAAGCCAACAGAAAAGAATCTGTATGCTGACATTGATGCTGCTTGGGTGGCTCTTAGGACAAG GTACGGAATCCGCCCTGAAAATGTGATTATATATGGCCAAAGTATAGGAACAGTACCATCTGTGGATCTTGCTGCTAGATATGAAAGTGCTGCTGTAATCCTACATTCTCCACTGACCTCAGGAATGCGAGTAGCTTTTCCTGATACAAAGAAGACCTATTGCTTTGATGCATTCCCAAA CATTGACaaaatttctaaaataacaTCTCCTGTGTTAATTATCCATGGGACTGAAGATGAAGTAATTGACTTTTCACATGGCCTAGCCTTATTTGAACGTTGCCAGAGACCTGTAGAGCCACTGTGGGTAGAAGGAGCAGGCCATAATGATGTGGAGCTCTATGGACAATATCTTGAAAGATTAAAACGGTTTGTGTCGCAGGAATTGGTGAATTTGTAA